A single region of the Granulicella aggregans genome encodes:
- a CDS encoding lactate racemase domain-containing protein produces MSLFFAIGSPEMEISPAEAKANLFEALKKLGERKRVLAVPPDFTRFHSKAGEFTEYAWQFYGDALTDVLPALGTHKAMSDHEIATMFGATPRDLFRVHDWRNDVVTLGEVPSEFMLEVSEGKLDYTWPAQVNKLIRDGGHDLILSIGQVVPHEVVGMANGNKNIFVGTGGSVGIHRSHFLGAVYGMERMMGRAETPVRRVLNYASEHFAKQLPIVYVQTVVAKNAKGELVLRGMFVGDDAECFERAAELSLECNFLMLDREIHKAVVFLDPHEFKSTWLGNKSVYRTRMALADGAELIVLAPGVHEFGEDKAIDVLIRKYGYCGTPATLEYVKSDPQLAANLSAAAHLIHGSSEGRFTIRYCPGGLTREEVESVHFEYGDLAETTAKYDPAILKDGWNTVGDEEIFFISNPGLGLWAYRGRFGD; encoded by the coding sequence ATGAGTTTATTTTTCGCAATCGGATCACCGGAGATGGAGATCTCGCCCGCCGAGGCCAAGGCAAATCTCTTCGAAGCTCTGAAGAAGCTGGGCGAGCGCAAGAGGGTGCTTGCCGTACCGCCGGACTTTACCCGCTTCCACTCAAAAGCTGGCGAATTCACCGAGTATGCCTGGCAGTTTTACGGCGACGCGTTGACCGACGTGCTACCAGCTCTCGGCACCCACAAGGCGATGAGCGACCACGAGATTGCCACTATGTTTGGAGCGACGCCGCGCGATCTCTTCCGCGTCCACGACTGGCGCAATGATGTCGTCACCCTCGGTGAGGTGCCGAGCGAGTTCATGCTTGAGGTGAGCGAGGGCAAGCTCGACTACACCTGGCCGGCTCAGGTGAACAAGCTGATCCGAGACGGCGGCCACGACCTCATTCTCTCCATCGGACAGGTTGTCCCGCACGAGGTCGTCGGCATGGCCAATGGCAATAAAAATATCTTCGTCGGCACGGGCGGCTCCGTTGGGATCCATCGTTCGCACTTTCTCGGAGCGGTCTACGGCATGGAGCGCATGATGGGCCGCGCGGAGACGCCCGTGCGGCGCGTGTTGAACTACGCCAGCGAGCACTTCGCGAAGCAGCTTCCCATCGTCTACGTGCAGACCGTCGTGGCGAAGAATGCCAAGGGCGAGTTGGTCCTGCGAGGCATGTTCGTCGGCGACGACGCGGAGTGCTTCGAACGCGCTGCGGAGCTTAGCCTGGAATGCAACTTCCTGATGCTTGACCGCGAGATTCACAAGGCGGTGGTCTTTCTCGATCCACACGAGTTCAAGAGCACGTGGCTAGGCAACAAGAGCGTCTATCGCACGCGCATGGCGCTGGCCGATGGAGCTGAGCTGATTGTTCTCGCGCCGGGAGTGCATGAGTTCGGCGAAGACAAGGCGATCGACGTTCTGATCCGCAAGTACGGCTACTGCGGAACACCCGCAACGCTCGAGTATGTGAAGAGCGACCCGCAGCTCGCCGCAAATCTGAGCGCCGCCGCCCACCTGATTCACGGCTCAAGCGAAGGCCGATTCACGATTCGCTACTGCCCTGGCGGCCTGACGCGCGAAGAGGTCGAGAGCGTCCACTTCGAGTACGGCGATCTCGCGGAGACGACCGCGAAGTATGATCCCGCGATCTTGAAAGATGGGTGGAACACAGTCGGAGACGAAGAGATCTTCTTTATTTCCAACCCCGGCCTAGGACTGTGGGCGTATCGCGGCAGGTTCGGCGATTAA
- a CDS encoding DUF4238 domain-containing protein produces MISPDKTFASLERNFLLVRDKLIADEFKNWREDLDFLLSFMDMIRARSPLFLAQKEVDNRALRGWTVKSVGPGPNKITLESMEAAPMSETWIRNRAIVQMREEILKGPAWTLNFHWCLRYTRSTTDPVITCDHPVSSAGPRNSRETFLSDPDTFVYLPICWQACLIGNLCKFDVDTDEFVPSTLKFIRDLYRTNASEYLISPQPISF; encoded by the coding sequence TTGATATCTCCTGACAAGACCTTTGCTAGCCTTGAAAGGAATTTTCTGCTGGTCAGAGATAAGCTCATCGCCGATGAATTCAAGAACTGGCGAGAGGACCTCGATTTCCTTCTCTCTTTTATGGATATGATCCGGGCGCGGTCGCCGCTGTTCTTGGCCCAGAAGGAAGTCGATAACAGGGCCTTGAGAGGTTGGACAGTAAAGTCGGTTGGCCCCGGGCCAAATAAGATCACGCTGGAATCGATGGAAGCAGCACCCATGTCCGAAACATGGATTCGCAATCGGGCGATCGTCCAGATGAGGGAAGAAATTCTTAAAGGGCCTGCTTGGACGTTAAATTTTCACTGGTGCCTCAGATATACGAGGTCTACGACAGATCCGGTCATTACTTGCGATCATCCTGTGAGTAGCGCTGGCCCTCGCAACAGTCGTGAAACTTTTCTGAGTGATCCGGATACGTTCGTCTACCTTCCAATCTGCTGGCAGGCATGTCTGATTGGAAACCTCTGCAAGTTCGACGTAGACACAGACGAATTTGTCCCATCTACACTCAAATTCATTCGAGATTTATACCGCACCAATGCGTCGGAGTATCTGATTTCACCCCAGCCCATTTCTTTTTAG
- a CDS encoding ATP-binding cassette domain-containing protein: protein MSDSLPVELICATGLTKEYPRPGGAARVVDDVSFSIRRGETLGLVGESGSGKSTVARMILRLIEPTSGSVRFAGQDVLAASRHDLRLLRRRMQIVFQDPYAALNPRMSVRQILAEPFAIHKQRPEGGLEARLNEMLTTVGLDAAALTRYPHQFSGGQRQRINIARALALRPEFLVLDEPVSALDVLVGAQVVNLLRDLQRDHGLTYLFISHSMPLVRYLCDRVAVMQKGRLVEIGDVLDICEHPSESYTQELIAATPQLP from the coding sequence ATGTCCGATTCTTTGCCCGTAGAGCTGATTTGCGCCACCGGGCTGACCAAAGAATACCCTCGTCCCGGCGGCGCTGCTCGCGTGGTCGACGATGTCTCGTTCAGCATCCGCCGCGGTGAGACCCTCGGCCTCGTCGGCGAGTCAGGCTCGGGCAAGAGCACCGTCGCCCGCATGATCCTTCGCCTTATCGAGCCGACCTCGGGCTCGGTTCGCTTCGCGGGGCAGGATGTGCTCGCCGCCAGCCGTCACGATCTACGCCTCCTGCGGCGCCGCATGCAGATCGTCTTCCAGGATCCTTACGCCGCGCTCAATCCCCGCATGTCTGTCCGCCAGATCCTCGCCGAGCCGTTTGCGATCCACAAGCAGCGGCCTGAAGGCGGTCTCGAAGCGCGGCTGAACGAGATGCTGACCACGGTGGGCCTCGATGCCGCTGCGCTCACCCGCTATCCGCACCAGTTCAGCGGAGGTCAGCGGCAGCGCATCAACATCGCCCGAGCGCTCGCGCTGCGGCCGGAGTTCCTGGTGCTCGACGAGCCGGTGAGCGCGCTCGACGTGCTTGTCGGAGCCCAGGTCGTCAACCTGCTTCGTGACCTGCAGCGCGATCACGGCCTGACTTACCTCTTCATCTCCCACTCCATGCCCCTGGTGCGCTATCTCTGCGACCGCGTCGCGGTGATGCAAAAGGGCAGGCTGGTGGAGATCGGCGATGTGCTGGACATCTGCGAGCATCCGAGCGAGAGCTATACGCAGGAGCTGATCGCTGCGACACCGCAGCTGCCCTGA
- a CDS encoding DUF433 domain-containing protein, which translates to MPNMDWSQCSAVESIPGKVSGAWVFRGTRMPVQTVFENLEAGMSVDEITEVFDVTAEEVRSVLRFAAQSLTKAPAHG; encoded by the coding sequence ATGCCGAACATGGACTGGTCACAATGCTCCGCTGTAGAAAGCATTCCCGGCAAGGTCAGCGGGGCGTGGGTCTTTCGCGGAACGCGTATGCCTGTCCAGACCGTCTTCGAAAACCTCGAGGCCGGAATGTCCGTCGATGAGATCACCGAAGTCTTCGATGTGACGGCTGAAGAAGTCCGATCTGTGCTGCGCTTTGCCGCCCAAAGCCTCACGAAAGCGCCAGCACACGGCTGA
- the trmD gene encoding tRNA (guanosine(37)-N1)-methyltransferase TrmD, producing MRFDILTIFPAFFNGPLDHGVLKRAIATGIVDVRTHDLRAFTHDRHRTVDDRPFGGGEGMVLKPEPIHDCFQTLGIAPKPTRDTARETVILLSAQGQPFTQTIAHELAATERVVFLCGRYEGIDERINTLLCDRELSIGDYILSGGELAAAVILDSVVRLLPGVLGNPDSARNESFGTEAAPEKGALTADGVPDSTHLSGGLLDYPHYTRPAEFLGLGVPEVLQQGDHSAIRKWRREMALSKTLRNRPDLLAKADLTRKDQEFLSRLELTEDDPST from the coding sequence GTGCGCTTCGACATCCTTACTATCTTCCCCGCGTTTTTCAACGGCCCGCTCGACCACGGCGTGCTGAAGCGCGCTATCGCCACCGGGATTGTTGATGTTCGCACCCACGATCTCCGCGCCTTCACGCATGACCGCCATCGCACGGTCGACGACCGGCCCTTCGGCGGCGGCGAAGGCATGGTGCTGAAGCCCGAACCCATCCACGACTGCTTCCAGACGCTCGGCATCGCACCCAAGCCCACGCGCGACACCGCGAGAGAGACGGTCATTCTGCTATCCGCGCAGGGCCAACCCTTCACGCAGACGATCGCTCATGAACTCGCCGCCACCGAGCGCGTCGTCTTCCTCTGCGGCCGCTACGAGGGCATCGACGAGCGCATCAACACCCTGCTCTGTGACCGCGAACTCTCCATCGGCGACTACATCTTGTCAGGCGGCGAACTTGCTGCCGCCGTCATTCTCGACTCCGTCGTGCGGCTCTTGCCCGGCGTGCTCGGCAACCCCGACTCCGCTCGAAACGAAAGCTTCGGGACAGAGGCTGCGCCGGAGAAAGGCGCACTCACCGCTGACGGCGTGCCCGACTCGACCCATCTCTCCGGAGGCCTCCTCGACTACCCGCACTACACCCGGCCAGCGGAGTTCCTGGGCCTCGGAGTGCCCGAGGTCCTGCAGCAAGGCGACCACTCCGCCATCCGCAAGTGGCGGCGCGAAATGGCGCTTTCCAAAACCCTTCGCAACCGCCCCGACCTGCTCGCGAAGGCCGATCTGACGCGCAAAGATCAGGAGTTTCTGAGTCGCCTGGAATTGACCGAAGACGATCCCTCGACCTAG
- a CDS encoding SDR family oxidoreductase translates to MSLQRLQGKTALVTGASAGIGRATALLLAHEGANVVITARREERLAELCAEIDAAGGRMVFHAGDAGDEATALASIKLAVETFGGLDILINNAGVGSYKNLIDTPVEEFDAMMAANVRSGFVFSRHAAPLMIEQQSGTILFISSVAGLTGVGGESVYSATKFAQVGFSQALDAELRKHKIKVGVICPGGVKSEFGLGRGRTEEFIRNSHMMEPEEVAEAIVFACIQPANVRIPQMLVRHMG, encoded by the coding sequence ATGAGCTTACAGAGACTGCAAGGGAAGACCGCGCTTGTGACAGGAGCAAGCGCAGGGATCGGTCGTGCAACGGCGCTGCTGCTGGCCCACGAGGGCGCGAACGTGGTCATAACGGCCCGACGCGAAGAGCGGCTGGCAGAGCTCTGCGCGGAGATCGATGCAGCGGGTGGCAGGATGGTGTTTCATGCTGGTGACGCCGGTGATGAGGCCACTGCGCTTGCCTCGATCAAGCTCGCGGTGGAGACCTTTGGCGGCCTCGATATCCTCATCAACAACGCTGGTGTAGGCAGCTACAAAAATCTCATCGATACGCCCGTTGAGGAGTTCGACGCGATGATGGCGGCCAATGTGCGCTCGGGCTTCGTCTTCTCGCGCCACGCTGCGCCGCTGATGATCGAGCAGCAGAGCGGGACGATTCTGTTCATCTCATCGGTCGCTGGCCTCACGGGCGTTGGTGGCGAGTCGGTCTATTCTGCGACGAAGTTCGCGCAAGTAGGCTTCAGTCAGGCGCTTGATGCGGAGCTGCGCAAGCACAAGATCAAGGTAGGTGTGATCTGCCCGGGTGGAGTGAAGAGCGAGTTTGGGCTTGGGCGCGGGCGCACAGAGGAGTTCATTCGCAACTCGCACATGATGGAGCCGGAGGAGGTCGCCGAGGCGATTGTCTTCGCCTGCATCCAGCCAGCGAATGTGCGAATTCCGCAGATGCTGGTTCGCCATATGGGCTAG
- a CDS encoding sulfite exporter TauE/SafE family protein, giving the protein MFSDLTVHLHYAWLVVASFLAGVMNAMAGGGSFVSFPAMLAMGVAPIQANATNTVALWPGQLTSVAALREDLRKDLLPVVIVSSILGGVSGAVVLLKTEQVTFLHMVPWLLLVASLLFGISGPVSKWLRVRAESKALAARTEHDRDATPALLPLFCVLLPVCFYIGYFGAGAGFLIMSALALFGIEDMRSLNSMKVLAACLSNLCAVITFIVSGAVIWKYCLISMVTCGVGGYLGAQYARKLNPDVLRLIVVATGVLMAGYFFWRQA; this is encoded by the coding sequence ATGTTTTCTGACCTTACAGTTCATCTCCACTACGCGTGGCTGGTCGTCGCTTCGTTCCTCGCGGGTGTGATGAATGCCATGGCGGGCGGCGGATCGTTCGTCTCCTTCCCCGCGATGCTGGCGATGGGAGTAGCTCCGATCCAGGCCAACGCCACGAACACGGTCGCGCTGTGGCCGGGGCAGTTGACCTCTGTCGCTGCGCTGCGTGAGGATCTTCGCAAGGACCTACTACCGGTAGTGATCGTGTCTTCGATCCTCGGTGGAGTCAGCGGCGCAGTCGTGCTGCTCAAGACCGAGCAGGTCACCTTCCTGCACATGGTGCCGTGGCTGCTGCTGGTCGCTTCCCTGCTCTTCGGCATCAGCGGACCCGTCTCGAAGTGGCTGCGGGTCCGCGCAGAGTCAAAGGCCCTCGCCGCTAGGACCGAGCATGATCGCGACGCTACGCCGGCCCTGCTGCCTCTCTTCTGTGTGCTGCTGCCGGTCTGCTTCTACATCGGATACTTCGGAGCCGGCGCGGGCTTTCTCATCATGAGCGCGCTTGCGCTCTTCGGCATTGAAGATATGCGTTCGCTGAACTCGATGAAGGTGCTAGCGGCGTGCCTGTCGAACCTTTGCGCGGTCATTACCTTCATCGTCAGCGGAGCGGTGATCTGGAAGTACTGCCTGATCTCGATGGTCACCTGCGGCGTTGGCGGCTATCTTGGAGCACAGTACGCGCGCAAGTTGAACCCCGATGTACTTCGGCTCATCGTTGTCGCCACCGGCGTGCTGATGGCAGGATACTTCTTCTGGAGGCAGGCATGA
- a CDS encoding fused MFS/spermidine synthase — translation MFQGTVFLGAFLLFLVEPMAAKELLPVFGGSSAVWMTCLVFFQTALLAGYLYAHLLARDVAGRRWPRAHWVLLALAVACAGLWASGREPWAVSASHPAASLCARLTLSIGLPFVALASTSPLLQVWLLRIETGTVPYRLYGLSNIGSLLALALYPSVIEPNLSLRLQRITWVAGFAAFGSISAWLAWRTAATPFPIDRALASRDEWVSVGHSGPSAPASTARAKLLWLLLPMAGAMQLSAVTEHMTANVAAIPLLWILPLATYLLTFVIAFQGSRWLPRTRLLGVLAVLLYALGNFLTRPEFRVPIALSIGLFLAELLAACLVCHTELYRLRPAGAAEATRFYLTMAAGGAAGSFLVAVVAPMVFAGNYDLSLTFAATAAVVLAVRWQDGWKQRLLWGAVSVALAWFCVTLTTRYSQSVLTSERNFYGSLRVKSDASEMGDTMRTLMHGSIVHGTQIFSDNLMQVPTTYYAPDSGIGLALASCCGDRAQKIGVIGLGIGTIAAYGRPGDSIRFYEINPAVRPIAENWFTYLRQSKAKLAFTEGDARASLAHEPPQGFDVLAIDAFSGDAIPLHLLTVEAMTIYRRHLAPGGVLAFHISNQYVDLEPELAVLANASGMQGRRITSMAVEPRGEFQASWILLTESPSLFAKPELAPAVPLKDVKGLKAWTDDASSLLRLVRW, via the coding sequence ATGTTCCAGGGCACGGTCTTTCTTGGAGCGTTCCTGCTCTTCCTCGTCGAGCCGATGGCCGCCAAAGAGTTGCTGCCCGTCTTCGGCGGCTCATCCGCCGTCTGGATGACCTGCCTTGTCTTCTTCCAAACGGCTCTATTGGCTGGATATCTGTACGCTCACCTGCTGGCTCGCGATGTCGCCGGAAGACGTTGGCCGCGAGCCCACTGGGTGCTGCTTGCTCTAGCGGTAGCCTGCGCGGGACTGTGGGCGAGTGGTCGGGAGCCATGGGCGGTCAGTGCGTCACATCCTGCGGCGAGCCTCTGTGCTCGGCTCACGCTCTCCATCGGCCTGCCGTTTGTGGCGCTGGCCTCGACGAGTCCTCTGCTCCAGGTATGGCTGCTGCGAATCGAGACCGGCACCGTCCCCTATCGACTTTACGGCCTATCGAACATAGGATCGCTGCTCGCGCTTGCCTTGTATCCCAGCGTGATCGAACCGAATCTCTCGCTACGGCTTCAACGCATCACGTGGGTCGCAGGCTTTGCAGCATTCGGTTCAATCTCCGCATGGCTTGCATGGCGAACCGCCGCAACCCCGTTCCCCATTGATCGCGCCTTAGCCTCACGCGATGAGTGGGTATCCGTCGGCCACTCCGGCCCTTCTGCACCTGCATCGACCGCTCGTGCAAAGCTGCTCTGGCTCCTGCTGCCGATGGCTGGAGCGATGCAGCTAAGCGCCGTGACCGAACACATGACGGCGAACGTCGCGGCCATCCCTCTGCTCTGGATTCTTCCGCTGGCGACGTATCTGCTGACCTTCGTGATCGCGTTTCAAGGCTCACGCTGGCTGCCGCGAACTCGTTTGCTGGGCGTGCTCGCAGTGTTGCTCTACGCGCTCGGCAACTTCCTTACGCGACCGGAGTTTCGCGTCCCCATTGCCTTAAGCATCGGGCTGTTTCTCGCAGAGTTGCTCGCAGCCTGCCTGGTCTGTCACACGGAGCTCTACCGCCTGCGTCCAGCCGGCGCAGCCGAGGCCACCCGCTTCTATCTCACGATGGCCGCTGGTGGAGCTGCCGGATCGTTCCTGGTCGCTGTCGTCGCGCCGATGGTCTTTGCTGGCAACTACGACCTCTCTTTGACGTTCGCCGCAACTGCGGCAGTAGTGCTTGCCGTGCGCTGGCAGGATGGCTGGAAGCAGCGGCTGCTGTGGGGCGCGGTCTCTGTGGCCCTCGCCTGGTTCTGCGTGACGCTTACAACGAGGTACTCGCAGAGCGTTCTGACCAGTGAGCGCAACTTCTATGGCAGCCTGCGTGTGAAGAGCGACGCAAGCGAAATGGGTGACACCATGCGCACGCTGATGCACGGCAGCATCGTGCATGGCACGCAGATCTTTTCGGACAACCTGATGCAGGTGCCAACCACCTACTATGCACCGGACTCAGGCATCGGCCTCGCCCTTGCCTCGTGTTGCGGCGACCGCGCACAAAAGATCGGCGTTATCGGCTTAGGCATTGGAACGATCGCCGCTTATGGCCGCCCCGGCGACAGCATCCGCTTCTACGAGATCAACCCCGCCGTCCGGCCCATCGCAGAGAACTGGTTCACCTACCTGCGGCAGTCGAAGGCGAAGCTCGCCTTTACCGAAGGCGACGCGCGAGCATCCCTGGCGCACGAACCTCCGCAGGGCTTCGATGTCCTCGCCATCGACGCCTTCTCCGGCGACGCCATCCCGCTTCACCTCCTAACGGTCGAGGCGATGACGATCTATCGTCGCCACCTCGCGCCCGGAGGCGTACTCGCCTTCCACATCTCGAACCAGTATGTCGATCTGGAACCGGAGCTGGCCGTACTCGCAAACGCGTCCGGTATGCAGGGTAGGCGGATCACTTCAATGGCCGTTGAGCCGCGCGGCGAATTTCAGGCCAGCTGGATTCTGCTGACCGAGAGCCCGTCTCTCTTCGCCAAGCCGGAGTTGGCACCCGCGGTTCCACTGAAGGATGTCAAAGGATTGAAGGCGTGGACGGACGATGCCTCAAGCCTGCTTCGCCTGGTGCGATGGTAG
- the infB gene encoding translation initiation factor IF-2, which yields MTKVRINDLARELEVKSKPILDALEAIGVSGKTHSSSIDPGQAERVREYFKNGGRSSSPKSAPPAKPAFDLRGVSKPGDALKAILERRNAEAAAKAAPPARGPVVVAGPAASAATTAPAPVRPAVVVQPPAPVASRPPAPPAPEAPAPRRIVPLPNQGARIISPAPSAAPAIASRPPAGTVVVARPPVTGAAPAATAAPVRPVVVAAPPVAPPAAPTVTAPVSETPAVAKPAAPVAPVAVAPPVVAPVAATPAAPEASAAPVEAAPAPEAAAPAPTTPPPPPGPAPRRVIMPQTGPRPIYTAPPPVPGAPPRNRPIFERPRPGSGPGNFSGPRPSSGPMGGPGGPGIAPGARRPMHPTRPGFAGPGGAPRPGFTPGGAPGGRPGFPPRPGMGARPGGAPGSPMPGPGEGMRPAARPGQRRGGQRYEKVKEGPMKGFQPPPRYGGQSFSREPLPITKTITVTEGISVKDLAEKLDVRGKDLIAVLLMKGVFVTVNQSLDGELVKEVARQFGADATVISVEEQLENEAIEGLLEDTTGMVEVVRSPVVTVMGHVDHGKTSLLDAIRSTDVAAGEAGGITQHIGAYKVKITKPDSPAFGREIVFLDTPGHEAFTRMRARGAKVTDIVVVVVAADDGVMPQTLEAIDHAKAANVPIIVAINKIDKPEAQPDKIKQQLGERGLQLTGWGGDVEYVEVSAKKRLNLDALEEMICYVADTNEQKAQPERPAVGTVIEAKLDRGRGAVASILVQNGTLKLGDSYIVGNTFGKIRAMFDDRGRPVTEAGPSTPVEILGLEGMPDAGDTFLVMADRDKAKGIAQYRKMKEREAQLAKSSRVSLEGLAEQIKQAGMKDLNLILKGDVQGSVEVLADSLQRMSTEKVRVRVLHSGVGAITESDVLLASASNAVIIGFNVRPDRKSAEVAERENVEIRLHSIIYELQDEITKAMYGLLEPVFKENYAGRAEVLNVFKITKVGQIAGCRVTDGIIKRSSQARLMRDGVEIWKGKISSLKRFKDDVSEVRDGVECGIDLAGHKDIRVGDIIETFTTEKMADELGQNTAILKKQQLAELAAAKASEKTVEAAEASIAN from the coding sequence ATGACGAAGGTTCGAATTAACGATCTTGCAAGAGAACTAGAAGTAAAGAGCAAGCCGATTCTGGACGCGCTTGAAGCAATCGGCGTGTCCGGAAAGACGCACTCCAGTTCCATCGATCCTGGTCAGGCAGAGCGGGTTCGCGAATACTTCAAAAACGGCGGCCGTAGCAGCTCGCCGAAGTCTGCCCCGCCGGCGAAGCCTGCGTTTGACTTACGCGGCGTCTCGAAGCCCGGTGACGCTCTGAAGGCGATCCTAGAGCGCCGCAACGCCGAGGCCGCAGCCAAGGCTGCTCCACCAGCTCGCGGCCCTGTCGTCGTAGCCGGACCTGCCGCAAGTGCCGCAACAACGGCACCGGCACCCGTTCGCCCTGCAGTCGTGGTTCAACCTCCCGCGCCCGTCGCTTCGCGTCCGCCCGCACCGCCTGCTCCGGAAGCGCCCGCCCCGCGCCGCATCGTCCCTCTGCCTAACCAGGGAGCGCGCATCATCTCTCCGGCACCTTCTGCCGCTCCAGCGATCGCCAGCCGCCCGCCTGCCGGAACGGTTGTCGTCGCCCGGCCACCTGTTACAGGAGCCGCGCCGGCAGCAACTGCTGCACCAGTTCGCCCGGTAGTCGTTGCCGCGCCGCCTGTCGCACCTCCGGCCGCGCCGACCGTAACTGCACCTGTCTCCGAGACTCCCGCGGTGGCAAAGCCGGCCGCTCCTGTGGCTCCTGTCGCGGTAGCGCCCCCGGTGGTTGCGCCGGTTGCTGCTACTCCTGCCGCCCCGGAAGCAAGCGCGGCTCCGGTCGAAGCTGCGCCCGCGCCCGAAGCGGCAGCGCCCGCGCCAACCACACCTCCGCCGCCTCCCGGCCCTGCTCCGCGTCGCGTCATCATGCCGCAGACCGGACCCCGGCCCATTTACACGGCGCCGCCGCCGGTTCCAGGCGCTCCCCCGCGTAACCGTCCGATCTTCGAGCGTCCTCGTCCCGGCAGCGGCCCTGGCAACTTCTCCGGACCGCGTCCTAGCAGCGGCCCCATGGGCGGTCCTGGTGGACCGGGCATCGCCCCCGGCGCTCGCCGCCCCATGCACCCTACCCGCCCAGGCTTTGCCGGCCCTGGCGGAGCCCCACGCCCCGGCTTCACCCCTGGCGGTGCTCCTGGTGGACGTCCCGGCTTCCCCCCGCGTCCCGGAATGGGTGCGCGTCCTGGCGGAGCTCCTGGCTCCCCGATGCCCGGTCCAGGCGAGGGCATGCGCCCTGCCGCGCGTCCTGGCCAGCGTCGTGGAGGCCAGCGCTACGAGAAGGTGAAGGAAGGCCCGATGAAGGGCTTCCAGCCGCCACCGCGTTACGGCGGCCAGAGCTTCTCCCGCGAGCCTCTGCCGATCACCAAGACCATCACCGTCACCGAAGGCATCTCGGTCAAGGACCTCGCCGAAAAGCTCGACGTTCGCGGTAAGGATCTCATCGCTGTCCTGTTGATGAAGGGCGTCTTCGTCACCGTCAACCAGTCGCTCGATGGTGAACTCGTCAAGGAAGTGGCGCGTCAGTTCGGTGCCGATGCGACCGTCATCTCGGTCGAAGAACAGCTTGAGAACGAGGCCATCGAAGGTCTGCTCGAAGACACGACCGGCATGGTCGAGGTCGTCCGCTCGCCTGTCGTCACCGTCATGGGTCACGTCGACCACGGTAAGACCTCGCTGCTCGACGCCATCCGCTCCACCGACGTAGCCGCCGGCGAAGCTGGAGGCATCACCCAGCACATCGGTGCCTACAAGGTGAAGATCACCAAGCCGGACAGCCCAGCGTTCGGTCGCGAGATCGTCTTCCTCGACACCCCTGGTCACGAGGCCTTCACCCGCATGCGTGCTCGCGGAGCCAAGGTTACGGACATCGTTGTGGTCGTCGTCGCAGCTGATGACGGAGTCATGCCGCAGACCCTTGAAGCCATCGACCACGCGAAGGCGGCGAACGTGCCGATCATCGTGGCCATCAACAAGATCGACAAGCCCGAAGCGCAGCCCGACAAGATCAAGCAGCAGCTTGGCGAGCGCGGCCTCCAGCTTACAGGCTGGGGTGGCGATGTCGAGTACGTGGAAGTCTCCGCGAAGAAGCGCCTTAACCTCGACGCTCTCGAAGAGATGATCTGCTACGTCGCCGACACCAACGAGCAGAAGGCACAGCCTGAGCGTCCCGCAGTCGGTACGGTCATCGAAGCCAAGCTTGATCGCGGTCGCGGTGCAGTCGCATCGATCCTCGTACAGAACGGAACCCTGAAGCTTGGCGACAGCTACATCGTCGGCAACACCTTCGGTAAGATCCGCGCCATGTTCGACGATCGCGGTCGTCCTGTCACCGAAGCTGGTCCGTCAACGCCGGTCGAGATCCTCGGTCTCGAAGGCATGCCAGACGCGGGCGATACCTTCCTCGTTATGGCGGACCGCGACAAGGCCAAGGGCATTGCGCAGTACCGCAAGATGAAGGAACGCGAAGCCCAGCTTGCGAAGTCCTCGCGCGTCTCGCTCGAAGGCCTCGCCGAACAGATCAAGCAGGCCGGCATGAAGGACCTGAACCTGATCCTCAAGGGCGACGTGCAGGGCTCGGTCGAAGTTCTGGCCGATTCGCTCCAGCGCATGTCCACCGAGAAGGTTCGCGTTCGCGTCCTCCACTCCGGTGTCGGCGCTATCACCGAGTCCGACGTGCTGCTCGCGTCTGCCTCGAACGCTGTCATCATCGGCTTCAACGTCCGGCCCGACCGCAAGTCCGCGGAAGTGGCTGAGCGCGAGAACGTCGAGATTCGTCTCCACTCGATCATCTACGAGCTGCAGGATGAGATCACCAAGGCGATGTACGGCCTGCTCGAACCGGTCTTCAAGGAGAATTACGCTGGCCGCGCCGAGGTGCTCAACGTCTTCAAGATCACGAAGGTCGGCCAGATCGCCGGCTGCCGCGTGACCGACGGCATCATCAAGCGCAGCTCTCAGGCACGCCTGATGCGCGATGGCGTAGAGATCTGGAAGGGCAAGATCTCCTCGCTCAAGCGCTTCAAGGATGACGTCTCGGAAGTCCGCGACGGCGTGGAGTGCGGTATCGATCTGGCTGGCCACAAGGACATCCGCGTGGGCGACATCATCGAGACCTTCACCACGGAGAAGATGGCAGACGAACTGGGACAAAACACCGCCATCTTGAAGAAGCAGCAGCTTGCTGAACTGGCTGCCGCCAAGGCATCGGAGAAGACGGTGGAAGCGGCTGAGGCTTCGATCGCTAACTAG